Proteins from a genomic interval of Leifsonia shinshuensis:
- a CDS encoding glycosyltransferase 87 family protein — MGIDAAGMDAAPVPLPAPRGGSAATTLRRIAASPLSLWIGFLIVHLVIGGFGLLQHTGFGDVFWVYKPWAQLAAQGTEIVGLNADWVYPFGAIVPIMLPLLFGEDNYLGGWLTMVMLLNAAAFAVLIVGREPRRLVAAWWWLGFLLLLGPISLGRLDAVSGSLAIIGLLWLTFHERVAVVTLTIATWIKVWPAAIIVAAVIAMKTRWRIVVIGAVTSLVIAAVPLIFGGGMHVFSFITTQTDRGIQIEAPVATFWMWQAAFHVPDAVVYYDQDLLTFQVTGQGTVAAGSLMNPLLALTVLVVALIGIRSLRRGTPYTRILPELSLALVTAFIAFNKVGSPQYIIWLAAPVVIGLVYQGRGFKTPAILVLTIAALTQVIYPYLYSGLLVPLPSMVAVLTARNLMYFVVLGWTIGALWRKRHRDEAAGDLLPAHAWPFRSAPDAHPVPVGEAR; from the coding sequence ATGGGGATAGACGCCGCGGGGATGGACGCCGCTCCGGTACCGCTTCCTGCGCCGCGCGGGGGATCGGCCGCGACGACACTGCGGCGGATCGCCGCCAGCCCGCTGAGCCTGTGGATCGGCTTCCTGATCGTCCACCTCGTCATCGGCGGCTTCGGGCTGCTGCAGCACACCGGCTTCGGTGATGTCTTCTGGGTCTACAAGCCGTGGGCGCAGCTGGCGGCGCAGGGCACCGAGATCGTCGGCCTCAACGCCGACTGGGTCTACCCGTTCGGCGCGATCGTGCCGATCATGCTCCCGCTGCTGTTCGGCGAGGACAACTACCTCGGCGGCTGGCTGACGATGGTCATGCTGCTGAACGCGGCCGCCTTCGCCGTCCTCATCGTCGGCCGCGAGCCGCGCAGGCTCGTCGCCGCCTGGTGGTGGCTGGGCTTCCTGCTGCTCCTGGGCCCGATCTCGCTCGGCCGCCTCGACGCCGTCTCCGGCTCCCTCGCGATCATCGGACTGCTCTGGCTGACCTTCCACGAGCGCGTCGCCGTGGTGACGCTGACCATCGCCACGTGGATCAAGGTGTGGCCGGCCGCCATCATCGTCGCCGCCGTGATCGCGATGAAGACGCGGTGGCGGATCGTCGTGATCGGAGCGGTGACCAGCCTCGTCATCGCGGCCGTGCCGCTCATCTTCGGCGGCGGCATGCACGTCTTCAGCTTCATCACGACGCAGACCGACCGCGGCATCCAGATCGAGGCGCCGGTCGCCACCTTCTGGATGTGGCAGGCCGCGTTCCACGTCCCCGACGCCGTCGTCTACTACGACCAGGACCTGCTCACCTTCCAGGTGACGGGCCAGGGGACGGTGGCGGCCGGCTCGCTGATGAACCCGCTGCTCGCGCTCACCGTGCTGGTCGTCGCGCTCATCGGCATCCGCTCGCTGCGGCGGGGGACGCCGTACACGCGCATCCTCCCGGAGTTGTCGCTGGCGCTCGTGACGGCCTTCATCGCCTTCAACAAGGTGGGCTCGCCGCAGTACATCATCTGGCTCGCCGCCCCCGTCGTGATCGGGCTGGTCTATCAGGGCCGCGGGTTCAAGACGCCCGCGATCCTGGTGCTGACCATCGCGGCGCTCACCCAGGTCATCTATCCGTACCTGTACTCCGGCCTCCTCGTGCCGCTCCCGTCGATGGTCGCGGTGCTCACGGCGCGCAACCTGATGTACTTCGTCGTCCTCGGCTGGACCATCGGGGCGCTCTGGCGCAAGCGGCACCGGGATGAGGCGGCGGGCGATCTGCTGCCCGCGCACGCGTGGCCGTTCCGCTCGGCGCCCGACGCGCACCCGGTGCCGGTGGGCGAGGCCCGCTAG
- a CDS encoding VOC family protein, producing the protein MLSSSKTYSVLPASDLARATAWFRDKLELEPEDTSEQGVRYRTGGDSWIYVYETANAGTAQNTAMCWLVEDIEAEMEHLRGRGVEFADYDFPGLKTENGVATDSQGKSAWFQDSEGNYLCLTQPAVPM; encoded by the coding sequence ATGTTGTCGTCGAGCAAGACGTACTCCGTCCTTCCCGCTTCGGACCTGGCGCGCGCCACGGCGTGGTTCCGCGACAAGCTCGAACTCGAGCCGGAGGACACCAGTGAACAGGGCGTCCGGTACCGCACCGGAGGCGACTCGTGGATCTACGTCTACGAGACCGCCAACGCCGGGACCGCGCAGAACACCGCCATGTGCTGGCTGGTGGAGGACATCGAGGCCGAGATGGAGCACCTGCGCGGCAGGGGAGTGGAGTTCGCGGACTACGACTTCCCCGGCCTCAAGACCGAGAACGGGGTCGCCACCGACAGCCAGGGCAAATCGGCCTGGTTCCAGGACAGCGAGGGCAACTATCTGTGCCTGACGCAGCCCGCCGTGCCGATGTAG
- a CDS encoding response regulator, whose protein sequence is MSETPPIRIAIVDDHKMLLGALTEWIRGAADDIRMVAAVASWPELLTHPEFPVDVVLLDLDLKDNIPISLKLSTLKTTGVRTVLMSTYSEPAVVREALAAGALGYLVKSEDAEMIVEAIRAASKGESFISAELDLALNAGELGGAPKLSAQERRVMALYGAGEPVKAVAFQLGISDETAKSYLKRIREKYRVAGYDVGTKVALRKRAIQDGILLQND, encoded by the coding sequence ATGAGCGAGACTCCCCCTATCAGGATCGCCATCGTCGACGATCACAAGATGCTCCTCGGCGCACTCACCGAGTGGATCCGGGGCGCCGCCGACGACATCCGCATGGTCGCGGCCGTCGCGAGCTGGCCGGAGCTGCTGACCCACCCCGAGTTCCCGGTGGACGTCGTGCTCCTCGACCTCGACCTCAAAGACAACATCCCGATCTCGCTCAAGCTGTCGACGCTGAAGACGACCGGTGTGCGCACCGTGCTGATGAGCACCTACTCCGAGCCCGCCGTCGTGCGCGAGGCGCTGGCCGCCGGCGCGCTCGGCTACCTGGTGAAGAGCGAGGACGCCGAGATGATCGTGGAGGCCATCCGCGCCGCCAGCAAGGGCGAGTCCTTCATCTCCGCCGAGCTCGACCTCGCCCTCAACGCGGGCGAGCTGGGCGGCGCGCCGAAGCTCAGCGCCCAGGAGCGCCGGGTGATGGCTCTGTACGGCGCGGGCGAGCCGGTGAAGGCCGTCGCCTTCCAGCTGGGGATCTCGGACGAGACCGCCAAGAGCTACCTCAAGCGCATCCGCGAGAAGTACCGCGTGGCCGGCTACGACGTCGGCACGAAGGTGGCGCTGCGCAAGCGCGCCATCCAGGACGGCATCCTGCTGCAGAACGACTGA
- a CDS encoding ADP-dependent NAD(P)H-hydrate dehydratase, whose product MTTPSDLTVGTAWNGELARGWIAVPTASDDKYSRGVLGMVTGSARYPGAAVLGAEAAARTGVGMIRYLGAERAAHEVLRRRPEVVSAPGRVQGWLLGSGMDADDRDADDLRRLREALDDGTPLVVDAGALDLVMRARGPVVITPHYRELSRALAAAADDGAPTPEPDEIRADPGRWAERAASTLGATVLLKGHTTHVATPDGSRVTVTAGPPWLATAGSGDVLGGVLGALVATHADAIRERGHEALAALAATAAWVHGRAGEAASQGGPVAALDVAEAVPAVLRRLLARS is encoded by the coding sequence ATGACGACCCCGTCCGACCTGACGGTGGGGACGGCCTGGAACGGGGAGCTCGCCCGCGGCTGGATCGCCGTGCCGACCGCGTCCGACGACAAGTACTCCCGCGGCGTCCTCGGCATGGTCACCGGTTCGGCGCGCTATCCCGGCGCCGCGGTGCTCGGCGCCGAGGCGGCAGCGCGGACCGGGGTGGGGATGATCCGCTACCTCGGCGCCGAGCGCGCCGCCCACGAGGTGCTGCGCCGCCGCCCCGAGGTCGTGTCCGCCCCCGGACGCGTGCAGGGCTGGCTGCTCGGCTCCGGGATGGACGCCGACGACCGCGACGCCGACGATCTTCGCCGGCTGCGTGAGGCCCTCGACGACGGCACTCCGCTGGTGGTCGACGCCGGAGCCCTCGACCTGGTGATGCGGGCACGCGGGCCGGTCGTCATCACTCCGCACTACCGCGAGCTGTCGCGGGCCCTCGCCGCGGCGGCCGACGACGGCGCGCCGACGCCGGAGCCCGACGAGATCCGCGCGGATCCCGGCAGGTGGGCCGAACGCGCCGCCTCCACCCTCGGCGCGACCGTGCTCCTGAAGGGCCACACCACCCACGTCGCCACCCCGGACGGCTCGCGCGTCACCGTCACAGCGGGCCCGCCGTGGCTGGCAACGGCCGGCAGCGGCGACGTGCTCGGCGGGGTCCTGGGCGCGCTGGTCGCCACGCACGCCGACGCCATCCGGGAGCGCGGGCACGAGGCGCTCGCGGCGCTCGCCGCGACCGCCGCCTGGGTGCACGGCCGGGCCGGCGAGGCCGCCTCGCAGGGTGGACCGGTGGCGGCGCTCGACGTGGCGGAGGCGGTGCCCGCGGTGCTGCGGAGGCTCCTCGCCCGAAGCTGA
- a CDS encoding ion channel, giving the protein MADDAKRKRWEAATVWPGVVSSVVFLVAYSWTVLEPNMGRLLYSVLITLLALIWVAFLVDYVVRFRLAEDKRSFVKHNVVDLLSVLIPVARPFRLIADLFRLPSLRGGSGSHLRRRILIVAGTFVVMFIYVISLAVYQVERYAPGSNIHSFGDSLWWACVTMATVGYGDYYPVTVTGRLLAIVLMIGGIAIVGTASATIVNYLSEQTQQARERRAREHRPADRADREADDED; this is encoded by the coding sequence GTGGCGGACGACGCGAAGCGCAAGCGCTGGGAGGCGGCCACGGTGTGGCCGGGCGTCGTCTCGAGCGTCGTCTTCCTGGTCGCCTACTCGTGGACCGTCCTCGAGCCGAACATGGGGAGGCTGCTCTACAGCGTTCTCATCACACTGCTCGCGCTGATCTGGGTCGCCTTCCTGGTCGACTACGTGGTGCGCTTCCGGCTCGCGGAGGACAAGCGGAGCTTCGTGAAGCACAACGTCGTGGATCTGCTGTCGGTGCTGATCCCGGTCGCGCGCCCGTTCCGGCTGATCGCCGACCTGTTCCGGCTCCCGAGCCTCCGCGGCGGCAGCGGGAGCCACCTGCGCCGGCGCATCCTGATCGTCGCCGGCACGTTCGTGGTGATGTTCATCTACGTCATCTCGCTCGCCGTGTACCAGGTCGAGCGCTACGCGCCCGGCTCGAATATCCACTCGTTCGGCGACTCGCTGTGGTGGGCGTGCGTGACGATGGCGACCGTGGGCTACGGCGACTACTACCCGGTCACGGTCACCGGCCGCTTGCTCGCCATCGTGCTGATGATCGGCGGCATCGCGATCGTCGGCACCGCGAGCGCGACCATCGTCAACTACCTCAGCGAGCAGACCCAGCAGGCCAGGGAGCGGCGGGCGCGGGAGCACCGGCCGGCGGACCGGGCCGACCGCGAGGCGGACGACGAGGACTAG
- a CDS encoding thiamine-binding protein: protein MLVAFSVAPSGAEGPEGSVHDAVAAAVRIVRESGLPNRTNSMFTEIEGEWDEVFDVIRRATEAVGAYGPRVSLVLKADIRPGRTGELDGKVERLEAALKRGEAAPEGE, encoded by the coding sequence ATGCTGGTCGCATTCTCGGTCGCCCCGAGCGGGGCGGAAGGACCGGAGGGCTCGGTGCACGACGCCGTCGCCGCGGCGGTCCGGATCGTGCGCGAGTCGGGGCTCCCGAATCGCACGAACTCGATGTTCACGGAGATCGAGGGCGAGTGGGACGAGGTCTTCGACGTGATCCGCCGCGCGACGGAGGCCGTCGGCGCGTACGGCCCGCGCGTCTCGCTGGTGCTGAAGGCCGACATCCGCCCCGGCCGCACCGGTGAGCTCGACGGCAAAGTGGAGCGGCTGGAGGCCGCGTTGAAGCGAGGCGAGGCGGCGCCGGAGGGCGAGTAG
- the metX gene encoding homoserine O-acetyltransferase MetX, with the protein MEWQTSADTAPSSFITEAQARSLLGKPAASGAWKESDPPGSRSFAGIGAFAFESGESLPFVRVAYETWGELSEARDNAVLVLHALTGDSHAVGASGPGHPTAGWWQGIIGPGKAIDTDRWFVVVPNMLGGCQGTTGPASIAPDGAEWGPRFPFTTIRDQVNAQAAFSDAIGVDRWAAVIGGSMGGMQALEWAVTFPERVERLAVLAAPPFSTADQIALNSVQIEAVRTDPLFHGGYYYDEKDGEGPHRGLALARRMALLNYRSPSELNERFERAWQSGISPLGGGGRFAVESYLDFHGNKFTRRFDANSYLTLVEAMNSHDVGRGRGGLVAALSRVTARTLVVGIDSDRLFPLEGQQLIASHLPDTIDGRVPVVIRSDFGHDGFLIEDDAVSEQLRRLLAA; encoded by the coding sequence ATGGAGTGGCAGACCTCGGCGGACACGGCACCCTCGAGCTTCATCACGGAGGCTCAGGCGCGGTCGCTGCTCGGCAAGCCCGCGGCGAGCGGGGCGTGGAAGGAGTCCGACCCGCCGGGGTCGCGGTCCTTCGCCGGCATCGGCGCCTTCGCGTTCGAGAGCGGCGAGAGTCTTCCGTTCGTCCGGGTCGCCTACGAGACGTGGGGCGAGCTGTCCGAGGCGCGCGACAACGCCGTGCTCGTGCTGCACGCGCTGACCGGCGACAGCCACGCCGTCGGCGCCTCCGGTCCCGGACATCCCACGGCCGGCTGGTGGCAGGGGATCATCGGCCCGGGGAAGGCGATCGACACCGACCGCTGGTTCGTCGTCGTCCCGAACATGCTGGGCGGCTGCCAGGGCACCACCGGCCCCGCCTCGATCGCACCGGACGGCGCCGAGTGGGGCCCGCGCTTCCCATTCACGACCATCCGCGACCAGGTCAACGCGCAGGCCGCGTTCTCCGACGCGATCGGCGTGGACCGCTGGGCCGCCGTCATCGGCGGCTCGATGGGCGGCATGCAGGCGCTGGAGTGGGCCGTGACCTTCCCGGAGCGGGTGGAACGGCTCGCCGTGCTCGCGGCTCCGCCGTTCTCCACCGCCGACCAGATCGCGCTCAACTCCGTGCAGATCGAGGCCGTGCGCACCGACCCGCTCTTCCACGGCGGCTACTACTACGACGAGAAGGACGGCGAGGGCCCGCACCGCGGGCTGGCGCTGGCCAGGAGGATGGCGCTGCTCAACTACCGCAGCCCGTCCGAGCTCAACGAGCGCTTCGAGCGCGCGTGGCAGAGCGGGATCAGCCCGCTCGGCGGCGGCGGCCGGTTCGCGGTGGAGTCGTACCTCGACTTCCACGGCAACAAGTTCACCCGCCGTTTCGACGCGAACAGCTACCTGACGCTGGTCGAGGCGATGAACTCCCACGATGTCGGCCGCGGACGCGGCGGCCTCGTGGCCGCGCTCTCCCGCGTGACGGCGCGCACCCTGGTGGTCGGCATCGACAGCGACCGGCTGTTCCCGTTGGAGGGCCAGCAGCTCATCGCCTCCCACCTCCCGGACACGATCGACGGTAGAGTTCCGGTGGTGATCCGCTCCGACTTCGGTCACGACGGATTCCTGATCGAGGACGACGCGGTCAGCGAGCAGCTGAGGAGGCTGCTGGCGGCATAG
- a CDS encoding sensor histidine kinase — protein sequence MSRIQKERDRLLATTARTVGLTATATTLFTLSVPGTIPLPLYFASLVLLTCMGVAQFQLATLSRLTVWMCVIVVAGVGLILLHLLPMAQLGPSAVTTIGVIGAVGIASVSVIAPTSRARTLLAITAGALTIAATVSTLAATGSRLAEVLIFIAAGWVALTATGIWLSRTVPRTLKRISTMSRAYRVERQASETEARRRQGARLLHDTVLATLTLLAHSGVGVGVGALREQAAEDAALLRQLRLGFTPDPTRSGDYRLKPVEESTLGNTLESVKQRFRRMGLEVNWHGAGQVLLPSDVLDSFLLALGECLENVRRHSGVNEAHVTITDDETTVRAMVTDAGKGFDVASIEEGRLGFTESIVARLRDVGGNARLFSSPGSGTTVVLEVPK from the coding sequence ATGTCGCGCATCCAGAAGGAGCGTGATCGGCTACTCGCCACCACCGCCCGCACCGTCGGCCTCACCGCCACGGCGACGACGCTGTTCACCCTCAGCGTGCCGGGGACCATCCCGCTGCCGCTCTACTTCGCCTCGCTGGTGCTGCTGACCTGCATGGGCGTCGCCCAGTTCCAGCTCGCCACCCTCAGCCGCCTGACGGTCTGGATGTGCGTGATCGTCGTCGCGGGGGTCGGGCTGATCCTGCTGCACCTGCTGCCGATGGCGCAGCTCGGGCCGTCGGCGGTGACCACGATCGGCGTCATCGGCGCCGTCGGCATCGCCAGCGTCTCGGTCATCGCGCCGACCTCCCGCGCCCGCACGCTGCTGGCGATCACGGCAGGCGCCCTCACGATCGCCGCGACGGTGAGCACGCTGGCCGCCACCGGGTCCCGGCTCGCCGAGGTGCTGATCTTCATCGCCGCCGGCTGGGTCGCGCTCACCGCGACCGGCATCTGGCTCTCGCGCACGGTGCCGCGCACCCTCAAGCGCATCTCCACGATGAGCCGCGCCTACCGGGTCGAGCGCCAGGCGAGCGAGACGGAGGCCCGCCGCCGCCAGGGCGCCCGGCTCCTGCACGACACCGTGCTCGCCACCCTCACCCTGCTGGCGCACTCCGGCGTCGGCGTCGGCGTCGGCGCGCTGCGCGAGCAGGCCGCCGAGGACGCCGCGCTGCTCCGCCAGCTGCGGCTCGGCTTCACCCCCGACCCGACGCGCTCCGGCGACTACCGGCTCAAGCCCGTGGAGGAGTCGACGCTCGGCAACACGCTCGAGTCGGTCAAGCAGCGCTTCCGCCGGATGGGGCTGGAGGTCAACTGGCACGGCGCCGGCCAGGTGCTGCTGCCCAGTGACGTCCTCGACTCGTTCCTGCTCGCCCTCGGCGAGTGCCTGGAGAACGTGCGCAGGCACTCCGGCGTGAACGAGGCGCACGTGACCATCACCGACGACGAGACCACGGTGCGCGCGATGGTCACCGACGCGGGCAAGGGCTTCGACGTCGCCAGCATCGAGGAGGGCAGGCTCGGCTTCACCGAGTCGATCGTCGCCCGCCTGCGCGACGTCGGGGGCAACGCCCGGCTGTTCTCGTCCCCGGGCAGCGGGACCACGGTGGTGCTGGAGGTGCCCAAGTGA
- a CDS encoding MFS transporter has product MNPVIDGPTTLSPARTRLALLALALGGFGIGSTEFVAMGLLPNIAHDLLPQLYAASPTAANAQAGWIISAYALGVVVGAPTIAAVAARWPRKKLLLWLLVAFTVGTIASALAPTFQLVLVARFLSALPHGAYFGIASLVAASLMGPGKRGQGVAFVLSGLTIANVIGVPFITWIGQTHGWRIAYIVVAAIFALTFVAVALLVPWQAGDPRATLRNELKAFTRLQVWLALLIGAIGFGGFFAVYTYVAPMVTTITGLPASAVPLVLILIGVGMTVGNILGGRMADRSVERGMLLFFAIMLAGLAALFFSAQLLAGLLISVFVIALAASALSPMIQTRLMDVAHDSQSIAAALNHSALNIANASGAFLGGLTIAAGFGYLSPIVVGAILAVAGIVLALVSFGIDRSRIRRGVDTGVVHAQRPDPVPID; this is encoded by the coding sequence GTGAACCCGGTTATCGACGGGCCGACGACGTTGTCGCCGGCCCGTACTCGTCTTGCGCTCCTGGCGCTCGCCCTCGGCGGCTTCGGCATCGGCTCGACCGAATTCGTCGCGATGGGCCTGCTGCCGAACATCGCCCACGACCTGCTGCCCCAGCTCTACGCGGCCTCCCCCACCGCCGCGAACGCGCAGGCCGGCTGGATCATCTCGGCGTACGCGCTCGGCGTCGTCGTGGGCGCCCCGACCATCGCGGCCGTCGCCGCGCGCTGGCCGCGCAAGAAGCTGCTGCTCTGGCTGCTGGTCGCGTTCACCGTCGGCACCATCGCGTCGGCGCTCGCCCCGACGTTCCAGCTCGTGCTGGTCGCCCGGTTCCTCTCCGCGCTGCCGCACGGCGCCTACTTCGGCATCGCCTCGCTCGTGGCCGCCTCCCTGATGGGGCCGGGCAAGCGCGGCCAGGGCGTCGCGTTCGTCCTCTCGGGACTCACCATCGCCAACGTCATCGGCGTCCCGTTCATCACCTGGATCGGGCAGACCCACGGCTGGCGCATCGCCTACATCGTCGTCGCCGCGATCTTCGCCCTCACTTTCGTCGCGGTCGCCCTGCTCGTGCCGTGGCAGGCGGGCGACCCGAGGGCCACGCTGCGCAACGAGCTCAAGGCGTTCACCCGGCTGCAGGTCTGGCTGGCCCTGCTGATCGGCGCGATCGGCTTCGGCGGCTTCTTCGCGGTGTACACGTATGTGGCGCCGATGGTCACGACGATCACCGGGCTGCCGGCGTCGGCGGTGCCGCTCGTCCTCATCCTGATCGGCGTCGGGATGACGGTCGGCAACATCCTCGGCGGCCGCATGGCCGACCGCAGCGTGGAGCGCGGGATGCTGCTGTTCTTCGCGATCATGCTGGCCGGGCTGGCTGCGCTGTTCTTCAGCGCTCAGCTGCTCGCCGGCCTGCTGATCTCCGTGTTCGTGATCGCCCTGGCCGCCTCCGCGCTGTCGCCGATGATCCAGACGCGCCTGATGGACGTCGCGCACGACAGCCAGTCGATCGCGGCCGCGCTGAACCACTCGGCGCTCAACATCGCCAACGCGTCCGGCGCCTTCCTCGGCGGCCTGACCATCGCAGCCGGCTTCGGCTACCTGTCACCGATCGTGGTCGGCGCGATCCTCGCCGTGGCGGGCATCGTCCTCGCACTGGTGTCGTTCGGGATCGACCGCTCGCGCATCCGGCGCGGCGTGGACACCGGTGTCGTGCACGCGCAGCGGCCCGACCCGGTGCCGATCGACTAG
- a CDS encoding NADH:flavin oxidoreductase/NADH oxidase — protein sequence MTSLFDPLTLRGVTVRNRIWTSPMCQYSVLDHSGVPQTWQLVHLGALATGGSGIVFTEATAVNPEGRISPRDTGIWTDEQAEAWRPIVEFIASQGAVPAIQLAHAGRKASTWPAWGFEDRHGTVPPEEGGWRAVAPSPIAFGDDDVPEELDLAGIERIVADFRAAARRSVDVGFRILELHAAHGYLLHEFLSPIANHRTDEYGGSLENRARLLLRIVTAVREEVGDDVPLFVRFSGSDWTPGGWDEQQTATVSGWAQEAGADFFDISSGGIQTGVRIPLQPGYQVPFAEHVRSSAEVDVSAVGLITTPQQAADIVEGGSADAVMLARELLRDPHFPLRAAHELGVSIDYWPPQYLRAAWRD from the coding sequence ATGACTTCGCTCTTCGATCCGCTGACCCTGCGCGGCGTGACGGTCCGCAACCGCATCTGGACCTCCCCCATGTGCCAGTACTCCGTGCTCGACCACTCGGGGGTGCCGCAGACCTGGCAGCTCGTCCACCTCGGCGCGCTCGCGACGGGAGGCAGCGGCATCGTCTTCACGGAGGCGACCGCCGTCAACCCCGAGGGCCGCATCTCGCCGCGCGACACCGGCATCTGGACGGACGAGCAGGCGGAGGCCTGGCGGCCGATCGTGGAGTTCATCGCGTCGCAGGGCGCCGTCCCCGCCATCCAGCTCGCGCACGCCGGCCGCAAGGCGTCGACCTGGCCGGCCTGGGGCTTCGAGGACCGGCACGGCACCGTGCCGCCCGAGGAGGGCGGCTGGAGGGCCGTCGCGCCGTCCCCGATCGCGTTCGGAGACGACGACGTGCCCGAGGAGCTCGACCTCGCCGGCATCGAGCGGATCGTGGCGGACTTCCGCGCGGCGGCCCGCCGCTCCGTCGACGTGGGCTTCCGCATCCTGGAGCTGCACGCGGCGCACGGCTACCTGCTGCACGAGTTCCTCTCCCCGATCGCCAACCACCGCACCGACGAGTACGGCGGCTCGCTCGAGAACCGCGCCCGGCTCCTGCTGCGCATCGTGACGGCCGTGCGCGAGGAGGTCGGCGACGACGTGCCGCTCTTCGTGCGGTTCTCCGGCAGCGACTGGACGCCCGGCGGCTGGGACGAGCAGCAGACGGCGACGGTCTCGGGCTGGGCGCAGGAGGCCGGCGCGGACTTCTTCGACATCTCCTCCGGCGGCATCCAGACCGGCGTGCGCATCCCGCTCCAGCCCGGCTACCAGGTGCCGTTCGCGGAGCACGTGCGCAGTTCCGCCGAGGTGGACGTCAGCGCCGTCGGCCTCATCACGACGCCGCAGCAGGCGGCGGACATCGTGGAGGGCGGCAGCGCGGACGCGGTGATGCTGGCGCGCGAACTGCTGCGCGACCCGCATTTCCCGCTGCGGGCCGCGCACGAACTCGGCGTCAGCATCGACTACTGGCCGCCGCAGTACCTCCGGGCGGCGTGGCGCGACTGA
- a CDS encoding HAD-IA family hydrolase, with protein MSISIPGSVVVFDYGEVISVTPSDADRTALVGIAGGDAEQFWPAYWRHRNALDQGTLTIQQYWRGIERELGESWEDATIHRLWLADFRSWLTIDHDTLQVLLDLKEGGTRLALLSNAGRDFGSYFRHGTLGDLFEQVFVSGELGTVKPSAEIFEHVMAELGVTPAQTIFIDNKPENVEGARALGIAGHVYTSAEDLRAYLESLAA; from the coding sequence GTGAGCATCTCCATCCCCGGTTCGGTGGTCGTCTTCGACTACGGCGAGGTCATCTCCGTCACCCCGAGCGACGCGGACCGCACCGCGCTGGTGGGGATCGCCGGCGGCGACGCCGAGCAGTTCTGGCCCGCGTACTGGCGGCACCGCAACGCGCTCGACCAGGGCACGCTCACCATCCAGCAGTACTGGCGGGGCATCGAGCGCGAGCTCGGCGAGAGCTGGGAGGACGCGACCATCCACCGGCTGTGGCTGGCCGACTTCCGCAGCTGGCTCACCATCGACCACGACACCCTCCAGGTGCTGCTCGACCTGAAGGAGGGCGGCACACGGCTCGCGCTGCTGTCGAACGCGGGGCGCGACTTCGGCTCCTACTTCCGGCACGGGACGCTCGGCGACCTGTTCGAGCAGGTGTTCGTGAGCGGCGAGCTGGGGACGGTGAAGCCGAGCGCCGAGATCTTCGAGCACGTCATGGCCGAGCTGGGCGTAACGCCCGCGCAGACCATCTTCATCGACAACAAGCCCGAGAACGTGGAGGGCGCCCGCGCGCTCGGGATCGCCGGCCACGTCTACACGTCCGCGGAGGACCTCCGGGCATATCTCGAGTCGCTGGCGGCTTAG